A genome region from Glycine max cultivar Williams 82 chromosome 5, Glycine_max_v4.0, whole genome shotgun sequence includes the following:
- the LOC102670247 gene encoding uncharacterized protein, translated as MSLYKKCLKDLLIKKGKYINSETIMVGENCSAVIQKLPPKFKDSRSVTIPCSIRSVSVGKALIDLGASINLMSLSMCKRIGNLKIKPTRITLQLADHSITRPVGVVEDFLIKVHQLPFPVDFLIMDIEEDVEIPLILGRSFMVTAKCVMDMGKGNLEMSVEDQKATFNLFEASKHPSDSKTCFKVEEIEQKANLTWGHLNSVFLEEDEAKPVVNPTNSSSIFLGPKQAKTRTTPDIPPTPPSAVPPPDVSPPPIGQTSIPFSHPEQLLPVLYSLYHSQYLLM; from the coding sequence ATGTCGTTGTACAAAAAGTGCTTAAAGGACCTcctcataaaaaagggaaagtaCATCAACAGCGAAACCATTATGGTAGGAGAAAATTGCAGTGCAGTAATCCAGAAGCtacctcccaagttcaaagattcaagaagCGTCACCATCCCATGCTCTATTAGGAGTGTATCCGTAGGTAAGGCTCTTATTGACTTAGGAGCAAGTATCAATTTGATGTCGCTTTCTATGTGCAAGAGAATAGGAAACCTGAAGATTAAACCTACAAGGATAACGCTCCAACTGGCAGACCACTCCATCACAAGACCAGTTGGAGTGGTAGAAGACTTCTTGATCAAAGTCCACCAACTCCCTTTTCCAGTGGACTTTTTAATCATGGACATTGAAGAAGATGTTGAGATCCCCTTGATTCTGGGTCGATCGTTCATGGTGACTGCAAAATGTGTTATGGACATGGGAAAAGGCAACTTGGAGATGAGTGTGGAAGACCAGAAAGCCACCTTCAACTTGTTTGAGGCAAGTAAGCACCCTAGTGATAGCAAGACTTGTTTTAAGGTGGAGGAAATTGAGCAAAAAGCTAACCTTACTTGGGGGCACCTGAATTCTGTGTttctagaagaagatgaagccaAGCCAGTTGTGAATCCTACAAACTCTTCTAGTATCTTTTTGGGGCCAAAGCAGGCCAAGACCCGAACCACTCCAGACATTCCACCAACTCCTCCATCAGCGGTCCCTCCGCCAGATGTCTCTCCTCCACCTATCGGCCAAACTTCTATACCTTTTTCTCATCCGGAGCAACTTCTCCCTGTGTTGTATAGCCTCTACCACAGCCAGTACCTACTTATGTAG
- the LOC100798011 gene encoding transcription factor bHLH18, translating into MMQISSTMYMPEFGMEDPTLFHQYPMDNSVLFQLEDLDFESFSASPKNSSSPKRFNSESTQNSSLTQNPEQYSVTPPRPTKQNKTVSTTWSAYNTHDMMAPKASSSSSSKIISFENSNASSVTSQQLYNVDAASKVKKPKSETGYGENLDFAAAAASQSVYDNNSFLDHYDTREKKAAASLTRNPTQAQDHVISERKRREKLSQRFIALSAIIPGLKKMDKATVLEDAIKYVKQLQERVKTLEEQAVDKTVESAVFVKRSVVFAGDDSSDNDENSDQSLPKIEARISGKEVLIRIHSDKHSGGAAAILRELEKHHLTVQSSSFLPFGNNTFDITIVAKMNMDYCFTAKDLIRSLSRCLRQL; encoded by the exons ATGATGCAAATTTCGTCAACCATGTACATGCCTGAATTT GGAATGGAGGACCCCACTTTGTTTCACCAATACCCTATGGATAATTCTGTATTATTCCAGCTCGAAGATCTTGACTTTGAGTCCTTCTCCGCGTCCCCAAAGAACTCTTCCTCTCCCAAGCGATTCAACTCCGAAAGCACACAAAACTCTTCCCTCACTCAAAATCCTGAACAATATTCTGTTACCCCTCCAAGACCAACCAAGCAAAATAAGACTGTGAGCACTACTTGGAGTGCTTACAACACTCATGACATGATGGCTCCgaaagcttcttcttcttcatcctccAAGATCATCTCCTTTGAGAACTCCAATGCATCTTCGGTTACTTCCCAACAACTATACAACGTGGATGCTGCTTCCAAAGTGAAGAAGCCCAAGAGTGAAACTGGGTATGGTGAAAACTTGGATTTTGCAGCAGCTGCGGCTTCTCAAAGTGTCTATGACAACAACAGTTTTCTAGATCACTATGATACTCGAGAGAAAAAGGCTGCAGCTTCATTGACTAGAAACCCTACCCAAGCTCAAGATCATGTAATATCCGAGAGAAAACGAAGGGAAAAGCTCAGTCAGAGGTTCATTGCTCTTTCGGCTATAATTCctggactcaagaag ATGGACAAGGCTACCGTCTTGGAAGATGCTATAAAGTACGTGAAACAACTACAAGAAAGGGTAAAGACTCTGGAGGAACAAGCTGTGGATAAAACAGTTGAATCAGCAGTATTTGTGAAGAGATCTGTTGTGTTTGCCGGTGATGATAGCTCCGACAACGACGAAAACTCCGACCAGTCGCTCCCCAAAATCGAAGCAAGAATTTCTGGTAAAGAGGTACTAATCAGAATCCACTCCGACAAACACAGTGGAGGAGCTGCTGCTATACTAAGGGAATTAGAGAAGCATCATCTCACAGTTCAGAGTAGCAGCTTCTTGCCCTTTGGGAATAACACTTTTGACATTACTATTGTTGCCAag ATGAACATGGACTACTGCTTCACAGCAAAGGATCTCATAAGAAGCTTAAGTCGGTGTTTGAGGCAGCTTTGA